In Uranotaenia lowii strain MFRU-FL chromosome 2, ASM2978415v1, whole genome shotgun sequence, one genomic interval encodes:
- the LOC129742618 gene encoding uncharacterized protein LOC129742618: protein MAHLPAVRVTPSLPFTSTGVDFMGPVYLKPPRKQGPIKSYICVFVCMVTKAAHLELVMSLTSDAFIAALKRFCSRRRRPSDIYCDNATNFVGAKNQLEELRVLFLSQRHQSEIARTTARMGIAFHFIPPRSPTFGGLWEACVKSVKHHLHRVTLDVLQTQEEMTTTVAQIEACLNSRPLTPRSNDPTDLEALTPGHFLIGGPILALPEPNLTSLPSNHLSRWQDQQRVLQTLWDRWYVEYLPTLQRLHKWPGKHPNLAVGDMVLVEDNNLPPTKWPIARVLKTIVGDDACGRVADVLCDGNQIRRCSIRKMCPLPHCEASTVTESERQPSAPSCTPQPSPTIDLLAPSTLPAAAQLLAPNSEIGSDDDNDE from the coding sequence ATGGCACATCTTCCTGCTGTACGCGTTACACCATCGCTTCCATTCACCAGTACCGGAGTTGATTTCATGGGTCCAGTGTACTTGAAACCTCCTCGCAAACAGGGCCCAATCAAATCCTATATTTGCGTCTTCGTTTGCATGGTTACCAAGGCCGCACATCTCGAACTGGTAATGAGCCTCACATCCGACGCTTTCATCGCAGCGCTGAAACGATTCTGCTCCCGGAGACGACGTCCATCAGATATTTACTGCGACAACGCCACGAATTTCGTCGGCGCCAAGAACCAGCTGGAAGAACTTCGTGTTCTCTTCCTGTCGCAACGGCATCAGTCCGAGATTGCCAGAACAACAGCCCGAATGGGAATCGCTTTCCATTTCATCCCACCACGCTCACCCACCTTTGGAGGGTTGTGGGAAGCTTGCGTCAAGTCCGTGAAACATCACCTACATCGCGTGACTCTTGATGTCCTTCAGACGCAAGAGGAAATGACCACTACGGTCGCACAAATCGAAGCGTGCCTCAATTCCCGGCCGCTTACTCCCCGTTCCAACGATCCCACAGACCTCGAGGCCCTAACTCCAGGCCATTTCCTAATCGGTGGTCCAATCCTAGCTCTTCCCGAACCAAACCTTACCTCGTTACCCTCCAATCACCTGTCCCGCTGGCAAGACCAACAGCGTGTTCTCCAAACGCTTTGGGATCGCTGGTACGTAGAATACTTGCCCACTCTACAGCGTCTCCATAAATGGCCCGGTAAACACCCGAATCTAGCCGTCGGTGACATGGTTCTGGTCGAAGACAACAACTTGCCTCCTACGAAATGGCCCATCGCTCGAGTCCTGAAGACGATTGTTGGCGACGATGCGTGTGGCAGAGTTGCAGACGTGCTGTGTGATGGAAACCAAATCCGCCGTTGCTCAATCCGCAAAATGTGCCCGCTCCCACATTGCGAAGCCTCCACAGTCACGGAATCCGAGCGTCAGCCTTCCGCTCCGAGCTGCACTCCCCAACCATCTCCCACAATTGATCTTCTGGCTCCATCCACACTTCCGGCCGCTGCTCAACTTTTGGCTCCGAACAGCGAGATTGGttccgacgacgacaacgacgagtAA